The following proteins are co-located in the Hevea brasiliensis isolate MT/VB/25A 57/8 chromosome 11, ASM3005281v1, whole genome shotgun sequence genome:
- the LOC110659282 gene encoding mitochondrial carrier protein CoAc2, whose protein sequence is MAKKREERETGLFLDGVIEAMPVFAKELVAGGVAGGLAKTVVAPLERVKILFQTRRDEFKTIGLLGSIKKIAKTEGIMGFYRGNGASVARIVPYAALHYMTYEQYRRWIIHTFPNVGRGPVLDLVAGSFAGGTAVLFTYPLDLVRTKLAYQVVNSSKVNVQGIVSTKQEYKGIYDCFLKILKESGRRGLYRGVAPSLYGIFPYAGLKFYFYEEMKRHVPEEHKKDILVKLVCGSVAGLMGQTFTYPLDVVRRQMQVQRLATSNSAELKGTMETLVMIVQTQGWKQLFSGLSINYLKVVPSVAIGFTVYDLMKSCLRVPSRDVIEVVTDNRNSQPSIHS, encoded by the exons ATGGCAAAgaagagagaggaaagagagacggGTTTGTTTTTGGATGGGGTAATAGAGGCCATGCCTGTGTTTGCAAAGGAGTTGGTTGCTGGGGGTGTCGCTGGTGGCCTTGCAAAGACTGTTGTTGCTCCCCTTGAACGTGTGAAGATTTTGTTTCAG ACCAGAAGAGACGAATTCAAGACTATAGGACTGCTTGGATCCATTAAAAAGATTGCAAAGACAGAAGGCATTATGGGTTTCTACAG AGGGAATGGTGCTAGTGTTGCTCGAATCGTTCCCTATGCAGCCTTGCATTATATGACCTATGAGCAATATCGTAGATGGATCATCCATACTTTTCCTAATGTTGGGAGGGGTCCTGTACTTGATCTTGTGGCAGGATCATTTGCTGGAGGAACAGCTGTGCTTTTCACTTATCCTCTTGATTTGGTTAGAACTAAATTAGCTTATCAG GTTGTCAATTCATCAAAAGTGAATGTTCAAGGGATAGTTAGTACTAAACAAGAATATAAAGGAATCTATGATTGTTTCTTGAAGATTTTGAAAGAATCTGGGCGAAGAGGTCTCTATCGTGGTGTGG CTCCATCCCTTTATGGAATCTTCCCTTATGCTGGTTTGAAATTTTACTTCTATGAGGAAATGAAGCGCCATGTTCCTGAGGAACACAAGAAAGATATTTTGGTGAAACTGGTATGTGGATCTGTTGCTGGTTTGATGGGACAGACCTTCACATACCCTCTTGATGTTGTAAGAAGGCAAATGCAG GTACAAAGGCTTGCTACGTCAAATTCGGCAGAATTGAAAGGAACAATGGAAACCCTGGTTATGATCGTCCAAACACAAGGGTGGAAGCAGTTATTTTCAGGGCTGAGCATCAACTACTTGAAG GTTGTGCCATCTGTTGCAATTGGTTTTACAGTTTATGACCTCATGAAATCATGTCTAAGAGTTCCATCTCGAGATGTTATAGAAGTTGTGACTGACAATAGAAACAGTCAACCATCCATTCACTCTTAA
- the LOC110659280 gene encoding thiamine phosphate phosphatase-like protein isoform X1, whose protein sequence is MTVKPPIAAEMARIVVVFDFDRTLIDGDSDSWVVTQMGLSSLFNQLRSTLPWNSLMDRMMTELHSQGKTVDDIAECLHQTPLHPRIKTVIKSIHALGCDLRIISDANQFFIEKILDHHGLLGCFSQISTNPAFVDDQGRLRIFPYHDLNTPPHCCHLCPSNLCKGLVIDQIRASTTQNEKTRLIYLGDGNGDFCPSLKLVEGDYVMPRKEYPLWKRICSNATLVKAEVHDWSNGEQLEKILLHLINTISTEDNIRSRLSNQLNSSERRISTHEDACPQTLSIPH, encoded by the exons ATGACCGTGAAACCACCTATAGCGGCGGAGATGGCACGAATTGTGGTGGTTTTCGATTTCGACCGCACCTTAATCGACGGCGACAGTGACAGCTGGGTGGTGACTCAGATGGGCCTCTCCTCACTCTTCAATCAGCTTCGTTCTACTTTGCCCTGGAACTCCCTTATG GATAGGATGATGACGGAGCTCCACTCACAAGGGAAAACAGTTGATGATATTGCAGAATGCCTACATCAGACTCCATTGCATCCACGAATTAAAACAGTCATAAAATCAATCCATGCCCTTGG ATGTGACTTAAGAATAATTAGTGATGCAAATCAATTTTTCATTGAGAAAATCTTGGATCATCATGGATTGTTGGGATGCTTCTCACAGATCAGCACAAATCCAGCCTTTGTAGATGATCAGGGAAGGCTTAGGATTTTCCCCTACCATGACTTGAACACACCTCCTCACTGTTGCCACTTATGCCCGTCAAATTTGTGTAAG GGCCTGGTAATTGACCAAATCCGTGCTTCCACTACTCAAAATGAGAAAACAAGACTCATCTACCTCGGAGATGGGAATGGTGACTTCTGTCCATCTTTAAAACTTGTTGAAGGTGATTATGTGATGCCAAGGAAGGAGTATCCCTTATGGAAACGCATTTGCAGCAATGCAACTCTTGTCAAGGCAGAAGTTCATGACTGGAGTAACGGCGAGCAGCTTGAGAAGATTCTTCTCCACCTTATCAATACAATCTCCACTGAAGACAACATCAGGAGTAGGCTTTCCAATCAGTTGAATTCATCAGAACGTAGGATTTCCACTCATGAAGATGCATGTCCTCAAACTCTATCTATTCCTCATTGA
- the LOC110659284 gene encoding serine acetyltransferase 5, whose amino-acid sequence MPAGELRCPSPPRTTVNDSCITDNDEAWVWTQIKSEARRDAESEPALASYLYSTILSHSSLERSLSFHLGNKLCSSTLLSTLLYDLFLDTFSSDPSLIAAAVADLRAYRVRDPACISFSHCLLNYKGFLACQAHRVSHKLWTQSRRPLALALHSRVSDVFAVDIHPAAKIGKGILFDHATGVVIGETAVVGNNVSILHHVTLGGTGKACGDRHPKIGDGVLIGAGATILGNVKIGAGAKIGAGSVVLIDVPPRTTAVGNPARLVGGKGTPAKHEECPGESMDHTSFISEWSDYII is encoded by the exons ATGCCTGCCGGCGAGCTACGCTGCCCATCCCCGCCACGAACAACGGTGAATGATTCCTGCATCACCGACAACGATGAGGCCTGGGTATGGACCCAGATCAAATCCGAGGCCCGCCGCGACGCGGAGTCAGAGCCGGCGTTGGCTAGCTACCTCTACTCCACTATCCTCTCTCACTCCTCGCTGGAGCGATCTCTTTCCTTCCATTTAGGCAACAAGCTTTGTTCCTCAACCCTTCTTTCCACCCTCCTTTACGATCTCTTCCTCGACACTTTCTCCTCCGACCCTTCTCTCATCGCCGCTGCCGTCGCTGATCTTCGCGCCTACCGCGTCCGTGATCCTGCTTGCATATCATTCTCGCATTGTCTTCTCAATTACAAAGGGTTCTTGGCTTGCCAG GCTCATAGAGTTTCTCACAAGTTGTGGACTCAGTCCCGTAGGCCACTGGCACTAGCTTTACACTCTCGAGTCTCTGATGTTTTTGCTGTTGATATACATCCAGCGGCAAAGATTGGGAAGGGGATATTGTTCGATCACGCAACTGGTGTAGTGATTGGTGAGACGGCAGTGGTTGGGAACAATGTTTCCATTTTGCACCATGTTACACTTGGAGGAACAGGGAAGGCATGTGGGGATCGACATCCCAAGATTGGAGATGGAGTATTAATCGGTGCTGGCGCAACAATTCTAGGAAATGTGAAGATTGGGGCTGGTGCAAAGATTGGAGCAGGCTCTGTAGTACTTATTGATGTGCCCCCTCGGACCACAGCAGTAGGAAATCCTGCAAGGTTGGTGGGAGGAAAAGGAACACCAGCGAAGCATGAGGAATGTCCTGGAGAATCTATGGATCATACTTCTTTTATCTCAGAGTGGTCAGATTATATTATTTGA
- the LOC110659283 gene encoding pre-mRNA-splicing factor 38-like, producing the protein MANRTDPAAKSIRGTNPQNVVEKILRSKIYQNTYWKEQCFGLTAETLVDKAMELDHLGGTYGGSRKPTPFMCLVMKMLQTQPEKDIVVEFIKNDDHKYVRILGAFYVRLTGTDVDMCRYLEPLYNDYRKLRQN; encoded by the coding sequence ATGGCCAACCGCACCGATCCTGCGGCCAAGAGCATAAGGGGCACGAACCCCCAGAACGTGGTGGAGAAGATTCTTAGGTCTAAGATTTACCAGAACACCTACTGGAAGGAGCAATGCTTCGGATTAACTGCGGAGACGCTTGTGGACAAGGCTATGGAGCTCGACCATCTTGGTGGTACTTACGGTGGCAGCCGCAAACCTACACCTTTTATGTGCTTGGTCATGAAGATGCTGCAAACCCAGCCCGAGAAGGACATCGTCGTCGAGTTCATCAAAAACGACGATCACAAATATGTGCGAATACTTGGTGCTTTTTATGTGCGTCTTACTGGGACTGATGTGGATATGTGCCGGTACCTAGAGCCTTTATACAACGACTATCGAAAATTAaggcaaaattaa
- the LOC110659281 gene encoding pentatricopeptide repeat-containing protein At2g15690, mitochondrial, with translation MASMVSFQHPRNPMIFPPESGPRVANTIPYSSYFYCSLQISPPSSLNPSKLKPLCFYAASKASNSTAKVYRRQKHKNPLNERKFNNDDQNDDDPLRGNSSIVLPTVDLMSLCKQGKIKEALEYVGRGAFADYNVFGALLDSCGSLKSLDMGKRAHELLKHLPFAGDIEMNNKLIGVYGKCGSMRDAHRVFDRMRERNMGSWHLLISEYAANLQGENGLLLFEEMKKSGYHPDEETFLAVFAACSSAGAVEESLLHFEAMRSEYGIIPGIDHYLGIINVLGSAGHLWEAEEFIERMPFEPTAEVWRALRNFAQIHGDIELEDHAEELLVAVDSSEASADKITLPPRKKQSATNMMEEKNRLAEYRCTEPYRGEGYEMVKGLNGQMREAGYVPDTRYVLHDIDEEAKEQALLYHSERLAIAYGLISTPARQTLRIMKNLRICGDCHNAIKIMSRIVGRELIIRDNKRFHHFKDGKCSCGDYW, from the coding sequence ATGGCCTCGATGGTATCTTTTCAACACCCAAGAAACCCAATGATATTTCCTCCTGAAAGTGGACCTAGAGTTGCTAATACAATCCCATACTCTTCTTACTTCTATTGTAGCCTTCAAATCTCTCCACCTTCTTCTCTAAACCCAAGTAAACTCAAACCCCTGTGCTTCTACGCGGCCTCCAAGGCGAGCAACTCCACTGCCAAGGTTTATCGCCGCCAGAAACACAAAAACCCTCTAAATGAAAGGAAATTTAACAATGATGATCAAAATGATGATGACCCATTGCGTGGAAACTCCTCAATTGTCCTTCCAACCGTTGATTTGATGAGTTTGTGCAAGCAAGGCAAGATTAAGGAAGCATTGGAGTATGTTGGTCGGGGTGCTTTTGCTGATTATAATGTCTTTGGTGCTCTATTGGATTCATGTGGGAGTTTGAAGTCGCTTGATATGGGTAAACGGGCACATGAGTTATTGAAACACTTACCGTTTGCTGGTGATATCGAAATGAACAACAAATTGATTGGAGTGTATGGGAAATGTGGTAGTATGAGAGATGCACACCGGGTGTTTGATAGAATGCGTGAGAGGAACATGGGTTCTTGGCATTTGTTGATAAGTGAGTATGCAGCGAATTTGCAGGGCGAAAATGGTCTGTTGTTGTTTGAGGAGATGAAAAAATCGGGGTATCATCCCGATGAGGAGACTTTTTTGGCTGTCTTTGCAGCATGTTCTAGTGCAGGAGCCGTTGAAGAAAGTTTGTTACACTTCGAAGCAATGAGGAGTGAGTATGGTATCATTCCTGGGATTGACCATTATCTTGGGATAATTAATGTTCTTGGGAGTGCTGGTCATTTGTGGGAAGCTGAGGAGTTCATTGAGAGAATGCCATTTGAGCCCACAGCAGAAGTTTGGAGGGCTCTGAGGAATTTTGCGCAAATTCATGGAGATATTGAACTTGAAGATCATGCTGAGGAGTTGTTGGTTGCTGTAGATTCTTCTGAGGCCAGTGCTGACAAAATCACGCTGCCTCCGAGGAAGAAACAATCTGCTACAAATATGATGGAGGAGAAGAATAGGCTGGCCGAGTATCGGTGTACAGAACCCTACAGGGGAGAGGGGTACGAGATGGTGAAAGGTTTAAATGGGCAGATGAGAGAAGCAGGCTATGTTCCAGACACAAGATATGTGCTTCATGACATTGATGAGGAAGCAAAAGAGCAGGCCTTATTGTATCACAGTGAGCGCTTGGCAATTGCTTATGGTTTAATTAGTACTCCTGCAAGGCAAACTCTTAGGATCATGAAGAATCTTCGTATATGCGGTGACTGCCACAATGCAATAAAAATTATGTCAAGGATTGTTGGGAGGGAGCTTATTATCAGGGATAACAAGCGGTTTCATCATTTTAAGGACGGCAAATGCTCTTGTGGGGATTACTGGTGA
- the LOC110659279 gene encoding protein NDL1, which produces MAESKDFVSVDMEKIYLGGKEYHVRTGRGSVSVIVYGDQDKPALITYPDLALNHMSCFQGLFFCPEAASLLLHNFCIYHISPPGHELGAAPICPNDPVPSVDDLADQIIEVLNFFGLGAVMCMGVMAGAYVLTLFAMKYRERVLGLILVSPLCKAPSWTEWLYNKVMSNLLYFYGMCGLVEEFLLQRYFSKEVRGTAEAPESDIVQACRKLLEERQSTNVLRFLQAINRRPDLTSGLKRLRCRTLVFVGDNSPFHSEALHMISKLDKKFSALVEVQACGSMVTEEQPLAMLIPMGYFFMGYGLYKPCQFSGSPRSPLSPSCISPELLSPESMGLKLKPIKTRVSL; this is translated from the exons ATGGCAGAGTCAAAGGATTTCGTTTCCGTCGATATGGAGAAGATCTATCTAGGTGGAAAG GAATATCATGTAAGAACTGGCCGTGGTTCTGTGTCTGTTATAGTCTATGGAGACCAAGACAAGCCAGCATTAATTACTTATCCCGACTTAGCTCTAAATC ATATGTCTTGTTTCCAAGGATTATTCTTTTGTCCTGAAGCGGCTTCTTTGCTGCTTCACAACTTCTGCATTTACCACATTAGTCCTCCTGGACATGAG TTGGGAGCTGCTCCAATTTGCCCCAATGATCCTGTGCCTTCTGTTGATGACTTAGCAGATCAGATCATTGAGGTTCTCAATTTTTTTGG GCTTGGTGCAGTGATGTGCATGGGGGTGATGGCCGGTGCGTACGTCCTTACCCTATTTGCC ATGAAATATAGAGAGCGCGTTCTTGGATTGATACTTGTATCCCCTTTATGTAAAGCTCCCTCTTGGACTGAATGGTTATATAACAAG GTGATGTCGAATTTGCTATATTTCTATGGCATGTGTGGATTGGTTGAGGAGTTTTTGCTTCAGCGGTACTTCAGCAAG GAAGTTCGTGGTACTGCAGAAGCTCCGGAATCAGATATAGTTCAAGCATGCAGAAAA TTGCTTGAGGAGAGGCAGAGCACAAACGTTTTGCGGTTTCTCCAAGCAATTAATAG GAGACCTGATCTCACTAGCGGGTTGAAGAGATTAAGATGTCGCACTCTTGTTTTTGTTGGCGATAACTCTCCTTTCCATTCTGAGGCTCTTCACATGATCtcaaagttggataaaaaatttaGTGCTTTGGTTGAG GTCCAGGCTTGCGGATCAATGGTAACAGAAGAACAGCCACTTGCAATGTTAATACCTATGGGGTACTTCTTCATGGGTTATGGGTTGTACAAGCCATGCCAATTCAGTGGGAGCCCAAGGAGCCCACTCAGTCCATCTTGCATCTCGCCAGAGCTTCTCTCTCCTGAAAGCATGGGTTTGAAGTTAAAGCCAATAAAGACCCGTGTTTCGCTTTAA
- the LOC110659280 gene encoding thiamine phosphate phosphatase-like protein isoform X2 → MLVVGIAMPSINTHRFWMMTELHSQGKTVDDIAECLHQTPLHPRIKTVIKSIHALGCDLRIISDANQFFIEKILDHHGLLGCFSQISTNPAFVDDQGRLRIFPYHDLNTPPHCCHLCPSNLCKGLVIDQIRASTTQNEKTRLIYLGDGNGDFCPSLKLVEGDYVMPRKEYPLWKRICSNATLVKAEVHDWSNGEQLEKILLHLINTISTEDNIRSRLSNQLNSSERRISTHEDACPQTLSIPH, encoded by the exons ATGCTAGTTGTTGGAATTGCAATGCCCAGCATCAACACTCACCGTTTCTG GATGATGACGGAGCTCCACTCACAAGGGAAAACAGTTGATGATATTGCAGAATGCCTACATCAGACTCCATTGCATCCACGAATTAAAACAGTCATAAAATCAATCCATGCCCTTGG ATGTGACTTAAGAATAATTAGTGATGCAAATCAATTTTTCATTGAGAAAATCTTGGATCATCATGGATTGTTGGGATGCTTCTCACAGATCAGCACAAATCCAGCCTTTGTAGATGATCAGGGAAGGCTTAGGATTTTCCCCTACCATGACTTGAACACACCTCCTCACTGTTGCCACTTATGCCCGTCAAATTTGTGTAAG GGCCTGGTAATTGACCAAATCCGTGCTTCCACTACTCAAAATGAGAAAACAAGACTCATCTACCTCGGAGATGGGAATGGTGACTTCTGTCCATCTTTAAAACTTGTTGAAGGTGATTATGTGATGCCAAGGAAGGAGTATCCCTTATGGAAACGCATTTGCAGCAATGCAACTCTTGTCAAGGCAGAAGTTCATGACTGGAGTAACGGCGAGCAGCTTGAGAAGATTCTTCTCCACCTTATCAATACAATCTCCACTGAAGACAACATCAGGAGTAGGCTTTCCAATCAGTTGAATTCATCAGAACGTAGGATTTCCACTCATGAAGATGCATGTCCTCAAACTCTATCTATTCCTCATTGA